The genomic DNA GTTGACCCACAGTTGGACCATCTCCATGAACCCGCCCTGCCGGGCAAAGGCTTCGGAGTGGAACTCTTCGTGGATGATGCCGGACGCGGCGGTCATCCATTGCACGTCGCCGGGGCCGATCTTGCCGCCGCTGCCGGTGGAGTCACGGTGCTCCAGTTCGCCCTGGTAGACGATGGTCACGGTTTCGAATCCACGATGGGGGTGCTGGCCGACGCCACGACGTTCGCTGGTCGGCGTGAATTCGGTGGGGGCGGCGTGGTCCAGCAGCAGGAATGGGCTGATGTGCTTGCCCAGGTTGTCGTAGGAAAACAGCGTGCGCACCTGGAAACCGTCGCCGACCCAATGGGGCCGCGGGCTGGTGTAGAGGCCGATGATGTTTTTCATGCTGTGTCTCCAAAATCAGGTACTGCGATTTGATGGACACAGCTTAAAACCGACACCCTTGAAGCACTAGACAGCAAAAACCGGCCTTAGCGTTCTACTCAGAGAACGACGAATAAAAACCTGTGGGAGCGAGCTTGCTCGCGATAGCGGTGTCTCAGCCGAAGATGCATCGACTGACAGAACGCTATCGCGAGCAAGCTCGCTCCCACAGGTTTGGGGGTAGCTCATTCAAAGATGATTGCGCTTGGCAAACTCCGACAGCCCCACCAAGGATTGCAACCCGAGTTTTTCCAACAGCCGAGTCTTGTAGGTGCTGACGGTTTTCGGACTCAGGAACAGGCTTTCAGCGATGTCCTTGCCGCGCATGCCCATGGCCAGCATGCGCAAGATGGACAGCTCGCGGGTGGAGAGGCTTTCCAGCGCCTGTTGCTCACTGCGTTGCTGGAAGTCCAGCCGGACGGACATCTGGGGAAAATAGGCATAACCGGACTTCAATGCCTGGATGGCCTTGGTCAGTTCCTTCAGGTCGCTTTTCTTGGTCACAAAGCCTCGGGCTCCGGCCGAGATGCAGCGGTTGCAGAAGTGCTGCGCATCCTGGGAGGTGAACACCAGCACGCCGCATTCAGGAAACTGGGCGATGATCCAGACCAGCAGGTCCAGGCCGTCGAAACCGTTCATCACCAGGTCCAGGATCACCAGGTCTGGCGCGCCCTCCTTGATGAGGGCCCTGGCATCGGCCGCGCCGCTGGCGTCCCTGATTTGGGTGAACGCCTCATTCTGGCAAATAAGCCGCAGCGCCCCTCGTATGACAGGGTGGTCATCCACGATCAACACGTCTTTCAAGGCAGTTCCCCAAAACAATACAAACGGCACCGGCGCCATGACCACACCGGACTCTTGCACAAGCGCCGGGCCTTGCCACCTGTCAGGCCTGACAGGGCGGACCAACGGTCAGGTTCAGTGTCCATGCCCCTGCCTGAGGGGACGCCCCCATGCTGGCAGCGGCTCATGGACCTGAGGATCAACCCGCTCCATCAAGCGCCGCAGTGAAGCCAGGTCAGGCAGTGGCGCCTGGCTCAAGTGCAGGCTCGATCGACGCGCGACAGGCACCGGCGACTGACTGGCCGGTTGCGTGTTGTAAATCATCCCGTGGCGAACCTGTGGGTTATAGACAACAAAATCGTGCAGATCCAGTGCACCACCGGCCAGTTGGGCGTTGACGACAATCAGGTCGAACGGCTCGCTGCCGTATTCCACCAGCGTCAGCAACTCCTGCAAATGGCTCACGGGGACAACCCGGAAATAGCCCTGTTGGTTGAACAGACGCTCCAGCACGATTCGATGGGTATGTTGGGTATCGGCAATCAGGATACGGAGTGCTTTGTTCGGCATGGCAAGCTTTCCAATAGCAATGCGCCAGGTAGGCACCGGCTCAAGAACATTAAGGGCGCTCAGGCTAGAGGAAGCGTTTGAAGGGCGATGTAGGACTATTCCTAAAATGAAGCCAGACACAGCCCCTATGACGATGGAATTTATCCTGCACGGCGCTTTGTAGGCGCTGGCGAAGCCTGCGATCTTTTGCTTGGGATTCAAGTGTCTGGGGAAAGATCGCAGCCTCGTTGCACTCGTCAGCTCCTACAGTTCCTACTCGGCTACGACGCCTTCCATGTAGGTCTTGAGTCGTTCCGCCAGGTGCTCGATGGCTTGGCGAAGGTCTTCCACGGCTTCAGCAAGCAGCGACCTGTCGCCTTCTCGACAAGTGCTTTCCAGTGCCTCGCAGGCGGCGATCAGACGTTGCGCCTGGATGATCCGCGCCCCGCCCTTGATCCGGTGTGCCAGGTCCGCCAGGCCTGGCAAGTCCTGTCGGGTGGCCAACTGCAGCAGTCGCGCTTGATCTTCGGCATTGCTGTTGACCAGCTCCTCCAACAGCGCCCTGATGGCGCGCGTGTCACCACCGGTCAATTGCTCCAGGCCGGTCAAGTCGAGGCCATCGCTGGACTGGGGCGCCCGCGCATCCGGCATGACCGAGGCCAGGCACGCATTGAGTGCCCTGAGGCCGATGGGCTTGAACAGGCAATCATCCATCCCAGCCTCGGCGCAACGCTCCTTTTCCTCGGGCTGGGCGTTGGCCGTGAACCCCAGGATCAGCACCGGCGACAGGTTGCGGTCGCGCTCTTCGTCGCGAATGGCCCGGGCCAGTTCGTAGCCGCTCATCAAGGGCATGTTGCAGTCGGTGATGACCACATCGAAGTGTTCGCCGCGCCAGGCCTGCAGACCTTCGACACCGTTCTGTGCCTCGCGGACGCGATGACCCAGGTAGCCCAGTTGCTGGGACAACAGCAAGCGGTTGGCCGGGTAGTCGTCGACCACCAGAATACTCAGCGCCGGGACCGGCAGCAGCGCCTCGACCTCGGCAGGCGCCGCCGGCAGCGCATCGAGCAAGGGCAGGTCCAGCAGAACCTCGACCTGCGTGCCCTCCCCCGGCACGCTGCGCAACGTCAGGGTGCCGCCCATCATCTCGCATAACGTGCGGCTGATGACCAACCCCA from Pseudomonas beijingensis includes the following:
- a CDS encoding response regulator, encoding MPNKALRILIADTQHTHRIVLERLFNQQGYFRVVPVSHLQELLTLVEYGSEPFDLIVVNAQLAGGALDLHDFVVYNPQVRHGMIYNTQPASQSPVPVARRSSLHLSQAPLPDLASLRRLMERVDPQVHEPLPAWGRPLRQGHGH
- a CDS encoding response regulator transcription factor; protein product: MKDVLIVDDHPVIRGALRLICQNEAFTQIRDASGAADARALIKEGAPDLVILDLVMNGFDGLDLLVWIIAQFPECGVLVFTSQDAQHFCNRCISAGARGFVTKKSDLKELTKAIQALKSGYAYFPQMSVRLDFQQRSEQQALESLSTRELSILRMLAMGMRGKDIAESLFLSPKTVSTYKTRLLEKLGLQSLVGLSEFAKRNHL